GATAGAATTCCCGCTCGAATGGTCCAGCAGGCTTTGCATCAGCCTTTTCACTTTTTCACTCGTATCTCCTAAAAGCTTTATTCCCCATTGTGCTTTTTGAAAAAGATCTTTAATGGATTTATTCTCGGGAAGATTCAGGAAAGTTTTACCAAAAAGATCGGGCAGGAAGTGCAGTACCGTAGCCTGCGCATACAGGTCGCTTTCACCTTTGAAGTACTTTTCATCACAACGCCAGTAATGCGGCAGGTTTGGGCCGATCAGGAGCAGGTCGCCATTCTGGAAATTCTGAATATTGTCCCCAATGAACTGTGTGCCTGATCCCTGCTCAATATGCACAAGTTCCATTTCCGGATGGTAATGCCAGCGGTTATAGAAATAAAGTACCACGTCCCGCCTGATGCTGAACGACTGCTGAAGATCCTTGGGTACTTTTAATAGCTGAGGTTTCACGCTTATAATTACATTAATTTTGGCTATGTAATCTATTTTATGCCAATATAGTTTAAAAAATTGCTATTATTACAAAATATTGGATTCAAATATTTCTATTCATTTGTGTTATAATTCAAAAACGTAAAAAAGTATTTTTCATCAGGTAATTTATGTACCATTTTGCCTCTTACGCAGTATAATAGTAAACCGGCTTTTCTGCTTACTAAAATCTGCACAGATTCTGTTCCGGCAAATTGTTATACGGTTCTCTGAGATACTTTTTTTATTAAACTATGGCGTCTAATCTCTTAAAAATTCATCCATCCGACAATGTTATTGTCGCCCTTCGGGACTTGCCTAATCATGCTGTTGCTGAGTGGGATGGGCAGCAATACTCACTTCCTTACGGAGTATCAGCCAAGCATAAATTCGTGACCGAAGATATAGATACGGGCGGTGCTATCATTATGTATGGTGTGCTGGTAGGGCGTGCAAAACAGCCGATTAAAAAAGGTGAGCCTATCACAACCTTTAATCTTGCGCATGACTCACAGGATTACAGTACTGCCAACCGGCAACCATATACCTATGTTCAGCCAGATGTCACCAAATGGCAGGATCGTACTTTCAGAGGGTATCACCGGGAAGACGGGCGTGTGGGTACCTACAATTACTGGCTGGTGGTTCCGCTGGTTTTCTGTGAAAACCGTAACGTGCTCATCATGAAGGATGCTTTTGAGCGGGAGCTAGGTTATGCTCAAACCGATATTTACCGCGAGCATGTGAGGGAATTCCTTCATTTGTATCAGGCGGGTGATATGCGCAAGGTTAAAAGCCTGGAAGTTTTCACTGAACAGCCGGCCGTTAAAAAAATCACGGACCGTCCTTTCCAGAATGTTGATGGGGTGAAGTTTTTGACGCACGAAGGCGGATGTGGCGGCACCCGGCAGGATGCTAATACTTTGTGCGCTCTTTTTGCGGCATATGCCGTTAACCCGAATGTTGCCGGTATTACAGTATTGAGCCTTGGCTGCCAGAACTCGGAACTTAAAACACTGGAAGATGAGATCAAAAAACGTGATCCGCATTTTAACAAGCCGTTTTTCGCGTTTGAACATCAGAAAGGTACAGAGTATTCCCTCATGTCAGGAGCCATAAAGGAAACGTTTATGGGGCTCACAAAAATCAATGAATTTGAACGAGCGGACGCACCGCTTTCAAAATTGTCGGTTGGTCTGAAATGCGGCGGTTCAGATGGTTTTTCCGGGATATCAGCCAATCCGGTTCTGGGGCATTTGTCAGATATCGTGGTGGGCTTGGGCGGACAAACGCTTCTGGCTGAGTTTCCTGAATTAAACGGTGTGGAGCAGGAATTGCTCAACCGGTGTGTGACGGAAGAAAAAGCGGCGAAATTTGAAAAGCTCATGCGCGATTATGCCGGTAAGGCAGAGGCCGTAGGTTCAGCTTTTGCATTTAATCCATCGCCTGGTAATATTAAAGACGGGCTCATTACCGATGCCATAAAATCTGCCGGTGCGGCACGCAAGGGAGGAAATGCCTACATATCTGACGTACTTAATTATACAGAACGGGCAACGGTACCGGGTCTGCAGCTGGTATGTACGCCGGGTAATGACGTAGAAGCAACAACCGGACAAACGGCTGCGGGTGCCAATGTGATTCTCTTTACAACCGGCCTGGGTACTCCTACGGGTAATCCAATTTGCCCGGTTGCCAAGGTAGCTACCAACAGCGCACTGGCGAACCGGATGCCCGATGTGATTGACTTTGACTGTGGTCCGGTGGTGGATGGTACCCAGTCTATCGAAGAAAACGCAGAACATCTGCTGGAATATGTCATCAAGGTGGCAAGCGGCGAACTGACCAAAGCACAGCAACTTGGCCAGAACGATTTTATTCCATGGAAAAGGGGAGTGTCTCTTTAAACGACCGGCTGGAATAAACATATAATAAAAGGAAAGGGTATGCCGGATAAATTGAGTAAAGAACTCTAAGGATACCCTTTTCTGCATATACCGGGTGAGGTGTTTTAACTGATTATATTATTGATAAAAATAAATTCATGTTTGATTTAAATGGTAAAGTTGCCCTTGTAACCGGCGGGGCCAGCGGTATCGGGTTGGCAATCAGTAAGACATTTGCCAGACAGGGTGCCCAAGTGCATATCCTGGAACTGAATGCAGAGCTTGCACAGCAGGTAGCTGAAGAAATTTCTAAAGAGGGCGGAAAAGCACAGGCACATTCCGTAGATATTTCCAAACAAGCTGATGTAGTGAAAGTTATTGATGCTATTGCAGCAGAACAGCAGATCAACATACTTGTCAATAATGCAGGAATAGCACACATCGGGAAAGCGGATACTACTTCCGAGTCTGATTTTGACCGGATCTATAATGTCAATATCAAAGGTGTTTACAACTGTCTTTTCGCTACCATTCCTCATCTTAAAGCCAATGGAGGCGGGGTTATTCTCAACATGGCATCCATTGCCGCAACGGTAGGTATTCCCGACAGGTTTGCATATTCTACCGCAAAGGGTGCGGTGTACTCTATGACTTTATCCGTTGCGCGGGATTACCTGGGTGAGAACATCCGTTGCAACAGTATTTCTCCGGCCCGGGTGCATACACCTTTCGTAGATGGCTTTATCAGCAAAACCTATCCAGGCAAAGAAGCTGAAATGTTTGAAAAACTATCAAAAACCCAGCCTATAGGGCGTATGGCCAAACCTGAGGAGATTGGTGCGCTGGCATTATACCTCTGTTCAGACGAAGCAGGATTTATTACCGGCTGTGATTATCTGATCGACGGTGGTTTTGAGAAACTCAATAATTAAAAAAATGGCAGGCGGATCGTAAATGCCTGACGTAGATATTAAACCTGAATTACAATTAATAGCTGAGGGCAGCAGGCCGACAGCTTAACTAAACCATTTCATAATGAAACTTTTTCGCTTTGGTGCTTTTGAACAGGAAAAACCTGCAGTGGAGCTTCCTGATGGAACACAGATTGATGTATCTGCTTTCGGAGAAGATTATAATGAGAAATTTTTCGGAACCGATGGCGTAAACCGTCTCAGAACCTGGCTGGAAACCAATGCTGAGTCGGCTCCCCGAATTGAAAAGGGTTTTCGATATGGCTCTTGTATTGCCCGCCCGTCCAAGATCGTCTGCATCGGAATGAATTATGCCAAACATGCTTACGAATCCGGCGCTACGGAACTTCCCAAAGAGCCGATCATTTTTTTTAAGGCAACATCCGCATTGTGCGGCCCATTTGACCAGGTGATTATTCCCCGTAATTCTGAAAAGACAGACTGGGAGGTAGAGCTCGCGGTGATCATCGGTAAAAAGGCAAGTTATGTAGACGAGGCTAACGCGCTGGACTATGTTGCCGGATATGCCGTTCACAATGATTATTCGGAACGTGCTTTTCAGCTGGAGCGCGGCGGACAATGGGTGAAAGGAAAGAGCAATGATACTTTCGCTCCGCTCGGACCCTATTTTGTTCCTGCTTCGGAGATCAAAAATGCGAATAATCTGGACCTTTGGTTATCATTAAACGGTACCAAAATCCAGGATAGCAATACTTCGGATATGATTTTTCAAATACCGTTTCTGGTTAGTTATCTCAGCCAGTTCATGAGCCTGCTGCCGGGAGATATGATCACCACAGGTACACCGGCTGGTGTAGGACTTGGGATGAAACCGCAGGTATATCTGAAAGCTGGTGATGTGGTAGAGCTTGGAATAGAAGGCCTTGGGGTGCAAAAACAGGAAGCCATAGCTTGGAAGGCATGACGATTGATGCGCATCAGCACTTCTGGATTTTTGACCCTGTGAGGGATTCGTGGATTACACCTGAAATGGCTGTGATCCAAAGGAATTTTCTTCCGGAGGATTTAGAGCCGTTTTTGAGGCAAAACGGGGTGGATGGTTGTGTGGCGGTTCAGGCAGATCAGTCGGATGCGGAAACGGAATTTTTACTGCACCTGGCAGAGGCCAATGATTTCGTCAAAGGTGTTGTGGGCTGGATTGATCTGTGTGATAGCAACCTTTACAATCGGCTGGAGGCATATTCCAGTTTCGAAAAACTGAAAGGTTTCAGGCATGTTGTACAGACCGAGGCAGACGGCTTCCTGCTCCAGCCGGATTTCATAAAAGGTGTCGGCACGTTAATCGCTTTTGATTTTACCTATGACATACTGATCTATCCGCATCAGCTGAAAGAAGCGTATGACTTTGCCAAACAATTGCCGAAAGTTCGTTTTGTACTGGATCATATTGCTAAGCCTTACATTAAAAAAGGTGAAGTGGAGCCCTGGGCTACCGACATAGGAAGACTGGCAGAATTACCTAATGTCTGCTGTAAAGTGTCGGGCATGGTAACCGAGGCGGATTGGAAACAATGGGAGGGCGCAGATTTCAGACCTTACCTGGATACGGTCTTCGAAGCCTTTGGTACGGATCGGATAATGTTTGGATCCGACTGGCCGGTATGCCTGGTAGCCTCGGATTATGGCCGTATGAAAAGTATAGCCGACGAATATCTCAGCGCCTTTTCTCCAGAAGAAAGGCAAAAAGTAATGGGTGATAATGCCACCCGCTTTTATAATCTTGACTGATTTAAACAATAACCTAACCTGAAAACAACTATATCGAATGGCACAACTTCAATCTACTGGTAATGTAACTGTGAAAGATGGCTCCGGCTCTGGCCAGAAATATCTTATTCCCCTGGCGCTGGTCACGAGCTTATTTTTCCTCTGGGGATTTGCAATCAGTATGTTGGATGTGCTCAATAAACATTTTCAGGAAGTACTTGGTCTGAGTATTTCGGAGTCGGCCTGGGTGCAGGTGTGTACCTATGGTGCTTATTTTTTCATGGCTTTGCCCGCTGGTTATTTCATGAAAAAATACGGTTATAAAAAGGGGATAATTGCCGGGTTGTTACTGTACGCCATCGGGGCATTTTTGGTATATCCGGCAGGAGAGGCGCAGTCCTGGCCGTTTTTTCTGGTGGCCTTGTTTGTGCTGGCCTGCGGCCTGGCCTTTCTTGAGACAGCTGCAAACCCTTACACCACTGTCCTTGGCTCACCAGAAACCTCAGAGCAGCGCCTTAATATGGCACAGTCTTTTAATGGGTTGGGTGTAATTATCGGACCGCTGGTTGGAGGTTTGTTCGTTTTTGCCAATAAATCCGAAAGTATAGAGGCCGGTTTCGATTCGGTTCAGCTGCCCTACATGATCGTGGGCGCAGTGGTGCTTTTGGTAACTGTTCTTTTTTTCCTGACACCGATGCCAGAAGTACAGGAAGAAACGTTGGTGGAGGATACTTCCGGGCATGTTGGCAAAAGTCTTTTTCAACACACCCATTTTACCCTTGGTGCATTTTCTCAGCTATTGAACGTTGGGGCGCAAAGCTGTACCTGGGGATTTTTTATAAACTACGCTACTGAAAGTATTAATATTTCCAACCAGGAAGCCTCCATTTTGCTTTCGAGCGGGATGGTGGTTTTTATGGTGGGCCGGTTTGCAGGTACCTTTTTTATGCGCTTCGTGAAAGCCAGTACCTTGCTGGGTATTTACGGAGCGGCCATTGTGGTACTGTTGCTGATCGTAACTTTTAACTTACTTGGACAAGCGTCCATATATGCCTTTGTTGCTTTCTTTTTCTTTCAAAGTATCACTTTCCCTACCATTTTTGCGCTTGGGGTAAAAGATATGGGGAAATTTACAAAACAGGCATCGTCCTATATTATCATGGGGATTGTGGGAGGAGCATTGTTTCCACCGGTAATGGGTGCCATAGCCGATGCCACCAGTACTGCCTTTTCGTTTATCCTGCCCGTTGTGTTGTTTGCATTCATTTCCTGGTATGGATTCAAAGGTTCACAGATACGCTAATAAGATTGTTATTCAATTAATCCGGTTGATTGGAAAATTATGAAAAGATATTGTCTGGCCGTAGATCTTGTTGATGATCCTGTTATGATTGCCGAATATGAGGCATACCACAAAAAGATAAGGCCGGAAATCGAAAAGAGTATCCTGGATGCCGGTGTTACCCAAATGGAGATTTTCCGTACGGGCAACCGGTTGTTCATGATCATGGTAACCGAGGACGATTTCAGTTTTGAAGTAAAAGCCAAAATGGATCTGGAAAATCCGAAAGTGCAGGAATGGGAGAAGCTCATGTGGGGATACCAACAGGCGCTTCCGACAGCAAAAAAAGGGGAGAAGTGGGTTTTGATGGATCAGATTTTTGCTTTGGTATA
This portion of the Dyadobacter sp. CECT 9275 genome encodes:
- a CDS encoding SDR family NAD(P)-dependent oxidoreductase; its protein translation is MFDLNGKVALVTGGASGIGLAISKTFARQGAQVHILELNAELAQQVAEEISKEGGKAQAHSVDISKQADVVKVIDAIAAEQQINILVNNAGIAHIGKADTTSESDFDRIYNVNIKGVYNCLFATIPHLKANGGGVILNMASIAATVGIPDRFAYSTAKGAVYSMTLSVARDYLGENIRCNSISPARVHTPFVDGFISKTYPGKEAEMFEKLSKTQPIGRMAKPEEIGALALYLCSDEAGFITGCDYLIDGGFEKLNN
- a CDS encoding AraC family transcriptional regulator, translated to MKPQLLKVPKDLQQSFSIRRDVVLYFYNRWHYHPEMELVHIEQGSGTQFIGDNIQNFQNGDLLLIGPNLPHYWRCDEKYFKGESDLYAQATVLHFLPDLFGKTFLNLPENKSIKDLFQKAQWGIKLLGDTSEKVKRLMQSLLDHSSGNSIILLLEILETLAQCPEVKMLSNTYYHQEFDAYDTDRINEIYKYSLSNFHKKISIEEIAGVANISPHSFCRYFKSRSRKTYSQFLLELRIGHACKLLIEEKLSVAQICYESGFNNFANFNKYFKINTGMSPLQYQKNYR
- a CDS encoding fumarylacetoacetate hydrolase family protein; this encodes MKLFRFGAFEQEKPAVELPDGTQIDVSAFGEDYNEKFFGTDGVNRLRTWLETNAESAPRIEKGFRYGSCIARPSKIVCIGMNYAKHAYESGATELPKEPIIFFKATSALCGPFDQVIIPRNSEKTDWEVELAVIIGKKASYVDEANALDYVAGYAVHNDYSERAFQLERGGQWVKGKSNDTFAPLGPYFVPASEIKNANNLDLWLSLNGTKIQDSNTSDMIFQIPFLVSYLSQFMSLLPGDMITTGTPAGVGLGMKPQVYLKAGDVVELGIEGLGVQKQEAIAWKA
- a CDS encoding UxaA family hydrolase, with product MASNLLKIHPSDNVIVALRDLPNHAVAEWDGQQYSLPYGVSAKHKFVTEDIDTGGAIIMYGVLVGRAKQPIKKGEPITTFNLAHDSQDYSTANRQPYTYVQPDVTKWQDRTFRGYHREDGRVGTYNYWLVVPLVFCENRNVLIMKDAFERELGYAQTDIYREHVREFLHLYQAGDMRKVKSLEVFTEQPAVKKITDRPFQNVDGVKFLTHEGGCGGTRQDANTLCALFAAYAVNPNVAGITVLSLGCQNSELKTLEDEIKKRDPHFNKPFFAFEHQKGTEYSLMSGAIKETFMGLTKINEFERADAPLSKLSVGLKCGGSDGFSGISANPVLGHLSDIVVGLGGQTLLAEFPELNGVEQELLNRCVTEEKAAKFEKLMRDYAGKAEAVGSAFAFNPSPGNIKDGLITDAIKSAGAARKGGNAYISDVLNYTERATVPGLQLVCTPGNDVEATTGQTAAGANVILFTTGLGTPTGNPICPVAKVATNSALANRMPDVIDFDCGPVVDGTQSIEENAEHLLEYVIKVASGELTKAQQLGQNDFIPWKRGVSL
- the fucP gene encoding L-fucose:H+ symporter permease, which encodes MAQLQSTGNVTVKDGSGSGQKYLIPLALVTSLFFLWGFAISMLDVLNKHFQEVLGLSISESAWVQVCTYGAYFFMALPAGYFMKKYGYKKGIIAGLLLYAIGAFLVYPAGEAQSWPFFLVALFVLACGLAFLETAANPYTTVLGSPETSEQRLNMAQSFNGLGVIIGPLVGGLFVFANKSESIEAGFDSVQLPYMIVGAVVLLVTVLFFLTPMPEVQEETLVEDTSGHVGKSLFQHTHFTLGAFSQLLNVGAQSCTWGFFINYATESINISNQEASILLSSGMVVFMVGRFAGTFFMRFVKASTLLGIYGAAIVVLLLIVTFNLLGQASIYAFVAFFFFQSITFPTIFALGVKDMGKFTKQASSYIIMGIVGGALFPPVMGAIADATSTAFSFILPVVLFAFISWYGFKGSQIR
- a CDS encoding L-rhamnose mutarotase, yielding MKRYCLAVDLVDDPVMIAEYEAYHKKIRPEIEKSILDAGVTQMEIFRTGNRLFMIMVTEDDFSFEVKAKMDLENPKVQEWEKLMWGYQQALPTAKKGEKWVLMDQIFALV
- a CDS encoding amidohydrolase family protein, coding for MTIDAHQHFWIFDPVRDSWITPEMAVIQRNFLPEDLEPFLRQNGVDGCVAVQADQSDAETEFLLHLAEANDFVKGVVGWIDLCDSNLYNRLEAYSSFEKLKGFRHVVQTEADGFLLQPDFIKGVGTLIAFDFTYDILIYPHQLKEAYDFAKQLPKVRFVLDHIAKPYIKKGEVEPWATDIGRLAELPNVCCKVSGMVTEADWKQWEGADFRPYLDTVFEAFGTDRIMFGSDWPVCLVASDYGRMKSIADEYLSAFSPEERQKVMGDNATRFYNLD